A genomic segment from Legionella micdadei encodes:
- the recG gene encoding ATP-dependent DNA helicase RecG, with protein MLQQSCETLPGVGPTLNAKLSKCGINTIADLLFHLPYRYQDRTRITPICDLRPDDWCVIAGRVCKTEIKYGKRMMLYCYVEDKTGILKLRFFHFNKQQVKALNESYMISAFGEVREFANTLEMIHPEYQLIANENDFNVDETLTPIYPTTQGLTQTRLRQIVKLALVNYRDQLISLEWMSPELLEKHHFCPLAEALELLHNPPPDISLQALEDGSHPALQRLAFDELLAQRLSMQFARLHRSNLSAPIIPIDYHSQKRFLKQLPFSLTAAQRRVVDEIAQDLEQTKPMLRLVQGDVGSGKTVVAALSALQAIANGYQVAFMAPTELLSEQHAVNLQTWFTPLGLNCRRLSGKMKLSERREILTQLANHQCHLLIGTHALFQEAVAFAKLGLVIIDEQHRFGVEQRLLLQQKGQKANLIPHQLLMTATPIPRTLAMTQFAHLDLSIIDELPPGRTPVTTAVINQEKRESIIHRLHTAIASGRQAYWICTLIEQSEKLQCMAATATAANLQEQLPQVRVGLVHGRMKTVEKEATMAAFKQGEIDLLVATTVIEVGVDVPNASLMIVENAERLGLSQLHQLRGRVGRGNTQSHCLLLYQSPLSELGAARLRVMRATTDGFIIAEKDLYLRGAGEILGTRQTGYHQFKIADLQRDQNLLTIVASMAKDLILHNLELARIIAKRWLGDFEQFLQS; from the coding sequence GTGCTTCAGCAATCTTGTGAAACACTACCCGGCGTAGGTCCAACCCTAAATGCTAAACTTAGCAAATGCGGAATAAATACAATAGCTGATCTCTTGTTTCATCTGCCCTATCGTTACCAGGATAGAACGCGGATTACGCCGATTTGTGATTTACGTCCCGATGACTGGTGTGTTATTGCAGGCAGGGTATGTAAAACCGAAATTAAATACGGCAAGCGCATGATGCTTTATTGTTATGTGGAAGATAAAACTGGCATTTTAAAATTGCGGTTTTTTCATTTTAACAAACAACAGGTTAAAGCGCTCAATGAAAGCTATATGATTAGTGCTTTCGGCGAGGTACGCGAATTTGCAAATACCCTGGAGATGATTCATCCCGAGTACCAATTAATTGCAAACGAAAATGACTTTAATGTGGATGAAACATTAACCCCCATTTATCCCACCACCCAAGGCTTAACCCAAACCCGGCTGCGCCAAATAGTCAAGCTTGCTTTAGTGAATTATCGGGACCAGTTAATCAGCCTGGAATGGATGAGCCCGGAACTTTTGGAAAAACATCATTTCTGTCCTTTAGCCGAGGCTCTAGAATTGCTCCATAATCCACCTCCTGATATTTCTCTACAGGCTTTGGAAGACGGTTCGCACCCTGCCCTGCAACGACTTGCTTTTGACGAACTGTTAGCCCAACGATTAAGCATGCAATTTGCCAGACTTCATCGAAGCAATCTAAGTGCACCAATTATCCCTATTGATTACCATTCACAGAAACGGTTCCTTAAACAATTGCCTTTTAGCTTAACCGCTGCTCAGCGCCGAGTAGTTGATGAAATTGCCCAAGATTTGGAGCAAACAAAACCCATGCTCCGATTAGTTCAGGGTGATGTGGGTTCGGGAAAAACGGTCGTTGCAGCACTTTCGGCTTTACAAGCCATTGCTAATGGTTATCAAGTTGCTTTCATGGCTCCCACCGAATTATTAAGTGAGCAGCATGCAGTGAATTTACAAACCTGGTTTACGCCGCTTGGCCTCAATTGCCGCAGACTCAGTGGCAAAATGAAACTCAGTGAACGACGGGAAATCTTGACTCAACTGGCAAACCACCAGTGCCATTTGCTTATTGGTACCCATGCACTCTTTCAAGAAGCAGTTGCTTTCGCAAAGCTCGGTTTGGTTATCATTGATGAGCAGCACCGCTTTGGTGTCGAACAACGCTTGCTTCTTCAACAAAAAGGCCAGAAAGCTAATCTGATTCCGCACCAATTACTCATGACCGCAACCCCTATCCCCAGAACACTTGCAATGACTCAGTTCGCACATTTGGACCTCTCTATTATCGATGAATTACCCCCAGGACGAACACCCGTGACAACTGCGGTAATCAATCAAGAAAAAAGAGAATCCATCATCCACCGGCTTCACACTGCAATTGCCAGTGGACGACAAGCTTATTGGATATGTACCTTGATTGAACAATCAGAAAAATTGCAATGTATGGCTGCGACAGCCACTGCCGCAAACTTACAGGAGCAATTGCCCCAAGTGCGGGTAGGTCTCGTGCATGGGCGTATGAAAACAGTGGAAAAAGAAGCGACCATGGCGGCTTTTAAACAAGGTGAAATTGATTTACTTGTCGCCACAACGGTCATCGAGGTAGGGGTCGACGTCCCTAATGCCAGCTTAATGATTGTTGAGAATGCAGAACGTTTGGGATTATCCCAGCTCCATCAATTGCGTGGTCGAGTTGGGCGAGGCAATACTCAATCCCATTGTCTATTACTTTATCAATCCCCTTTATCGGAATTAGGTGCAGCGCGCTTGCGTGTTATGCGAGCAACCACGGATGGTTTTATCATTGCAGAAAAAGATTTATACCTGAGAGGGGCAGGTGAAATTTTAGGTACCAGGCAAACAGGTTACCATCAATTTAAAATTGCTGACTTACAGCGCGATCAGAATCTCTTGACCATAGTGGCTTCAATGGCAAAAGATTTAATCCTGCATAATCTTGAACTCGCCCGCATCATTGCGAAACGCTGGCTTGGAGATTTCGAACAGTTCCTGCAAAGCTAA